One Faecalispora anaeroviscerum genomic window carries:
- the rpsS gene encoding 30S ribosomal protein S19 yields the protein MSRSVKKGPYVQPVLLKRIQEMNAAGEKKIVKSWSRASIIFPDFVGHTIAVHDGRKHVPVYVTEDMVGHKLGEFAPTRTFKGHAGSKTTR from the coding sequence ATGAGCAGAAGTGTGAAAAAGGGTCCTTATGTTCAGCCCGTGCTGCTTAAGAGGATCCAAGAGATGAACGCCGCCGGCGAAAAGAAAATCGTGAAGAGCTGGAGCAGAGCTTCGATTATTTTCCCGGATTTCGTCGGTCATACAATTGCCGTCCATGACGGCCGCAAGCATGTTCCGGTTTATGTTACCGAAGATATGGTTGGGCACAAGCTCGGTGAGTTTGCCCCCACCAGAACCTTTAAAGGTCACGCCGGATCTAAAACCACCAGATAA
- the rplV gene encoding 50S ribosomal protein L22 — translation MEARAYLKYARISPRKVSVVLDLIRGKETDLAMAILKHTPKAACEDLQKLLKSAIANAENNHNMDVTRLYVAQCFVSPGPILKRIRPRAQGRAFRILKRTSHVTLVLKEKE, via the coding sequence ATGGAAGCAAGGGCTTATTTGAAATACGCCCGTATTTCTCCCCGCAAGGTGTCAGTTGTGCTGGATTTGATCCGGGGCAAGGAGACTGACCTTGCTATGGCTATCCTGAAGCATACCCCAAAGGCCGCATGCGAAGACCTTCAGAAACTGCTGAAGTCGGCCATTGCAAATGCTGAGAATAACCATAACATGGACGTTACCAGACTGTACGTTGCACAGTGCTTCGTCAGCCCTGGCCCGATCCTCAAGCGCATTCGCCCCAGAGCGCAGGGTCGCGCGTTCAGAATTTTGAAAAGAACTTCGCACGTTACCCTCGTGCTCAAGGAAAAAGAATAG
- the rplC gene encoding 50S ribosomal protein L3, with amino-acid sequence MQKAIIGKKIGMTQIFDEKGNVIPVTVVEAGPCVVAQKKTAENDGYEAIQVGFGDRKLNRLNKPLKGHFAKADVAPKRTLKEFRLSDTNAYNVGDLIKADVFEKGDKVDVSGTSKGKGYAGAIKRWNFQRLKETHGTGPVARHRGSLGACSSPSRVFKGLKAAGHLGAEKVTVQNLTVVKVDIENNLIAIKGAIPGPNGGVVVIHDSVKA; translated from the coding sequence ATGCAAAAAGCAATCATTGGAAAGAAGATCGGCATGACGCAGATCTTCGATGAAAAGGGGAACGTCATCCCTGTCACTGTTGTAGAAGCCGGTCCCTGCGTTGTTGCGCAGAAAAAGACAGCTGAGAACGACGGTTACGAGGCAATTCAGGTTGGTTTTGGCGACAGAAAGCTGAACCGTTTGAATAAGCCCCTGAAGGGTCACTTCGCGAAAGCGGATGTAGCTCCCAAGAGAACTCTGAAAGAGTTCAGACTCTCCGACACGAACGCCTATAACGTGGGCGACCTGATCAAGGCCGATGTCTTTGAAAAAGGGGACAAGGTCGACGTCAGCGGCACCAGCAAGGGTAAAGGATACGCCGGTGCGATTAAGCGCTGGAATTTCCAGAGACTCAAAGAAACTCACGGTACCGGCCCTGTTGCCAGACACCGCGGTTCTCTGGGCGCCTGCTCCAGCCCCTCCAGAGTGTTCAAGGGATTAAAGGCCGCCGGACACTTGGGCGCTGAAAAAGTTACAGTGCAGAATTTAACCGTTGTCAAGGTAGACATTGAAAACAACCTGATCGCTATTAAAGGGGCTATTCCTGGTCCCAACGGCGGCGTTGTTGTCATCCATGACAGCGTAAAGGCGTAA
- the rpsC gene encoding 30S ribosomal protein S3 has protein sequence MGQKINPHGFRVGVIKDWDSRWFAKDNVFGDTLVEDYKLRKTLKKQLASAGVPKIEIERDASKVRVHIHCAKPGMVIGKGGAEIEKLRQQCETMLGKPVSINIVEVKSPDLNAQLVAENIAQQLEKRISFRRAMKQCMGRAMKLGAKGIKTQVSGRLGGAEIARTEHYHEGTIPLQTIRADIDYGFAEAATTYGRIGVKVWIYRGEVLHDNRKPKREGGNK, from the coding sequence ATGGGCCAGAAAATCAATCCCCACGGCTTTCGTGTGGGCGTAATTAAAGATTGGGATTCCCGCTGGTTCGCGAAGGACAATGTCTTTGGCGACACCCTGGTCGAGGATTACAAGCTGCGTAAAACACTGAAGAAGCAGCTCGCTTCCGCGGGTGTTCCGAAAATTGAGATTGAGCGTGACGCATCCAAGGTTCGCGTTCATATCCACTGCGCAAAGCCCGGCATGGTCATTGGCAAGGGCGGCGCAGAGATCGAAAAGCTTCGTCAGCAGTGCGAAACAATGCTGGGTAAACCGGTATCCATCAATATCGTTGAGGTGAAATCCCCCGATTTGAACGCACAGCTGGTTGCAGAGAATATTGCTCAGCAGCTCGAAAAGAGAATTTCGTTCCGCCGTGCAATGAAGCAGTGCATGGGCCGCGCCATGAAGCTCGGCGCGAAGGGCATTAAAACTCAGGTTTCCGGCCGTTTGGGCGGTGCTGAAATTGCCCGTACCGAGCATTACCATGAGGGTACCATTCCGCTGCAGACTATTCGCGCAGACATTGACTATGGTTTTGCCGAGGCCGCTACCACCTATGGCCGTATTGGCGTAAAGGTGTGGATTTACAGAGGCGAGGTTCTGCACGATAACCGCAAGCCCAAGAGGGAAGGAGGCAATAAATAA
- a CDS encoding sodium ion-translocating decarboxylase subunit beta, whose product MLVMWVVGALLIWLAIEKDFEPALLLPMGFGAILVNLPLPGVIGDENTQGIVTWLFNTGIATSEAFPLLLFVGIGAMIDFGPLLSNPRMLLFGGAAQFGIFLTVVLAVLLGFPLKDAMSIGVIGAADGPTSILVSQQLQSAYMGAIAVAAYSYMALVPIIQPMAIKLVTSKKERMIRMPYNPKSVTKTTKILFPIIVTLIAGMIAPDSVALVGFLMFGNLIRESGRLESLSQTAQGPLANLITIFLGITIAFTMQAERFLTLGTLIVMALGLFAFVFDTIGGVVFAKILNLFLAKDKKINPMVGGAGISAFPMSARVIQKMALKEDNQNHLLMHAVGANVAGQIGSVVAGGIILSLAKTFGLM is encoded by the coding sequence ATGCTGGTCATGTGGGTAGTTGGAGCGCTGCTCATTTGGCTTGCAATCGAAAAAGATTTTGAACCCGCACTGCTGCTCCCCATGGGCTTTGGTGCAATTCTCGTGAACCTGCCCCTCCCGGGTGTTATTGGTGACGAGAACACTCAGGGTATTGTGACCTGGCTGTTTAATACCGGAATCGCGACCTCCGAGGCATTCCCGCTTCTGCTGTTCGTTGGTATCGGTGCGATGATCGATTTCGGACCCCTGCTTTCTAACCCCCGGATGCTTCTGTTCGGCGGCGCGGCGCAGTTTGGTATTTTCCTGACTGTTGTGCTGGCGGTTCTGCTCGGCTTCCCGCTGAAGGATGCTATGAGCATCGGTGTTATCGGCGCAGCTGACGGCCCGACCTCCATTCTGGTATCTCAGCAGCTGCAGAGTGCTTACATGGGCGCGATTGCCGTTGCGGCGTATTCGTACATGGCTTTGGTGCCGATTATTCAGCCTATGGCGATTAAGCTGGTAACAAGCAAAAAAGAGCGTATGATCCGTATGCCCTACAACCCGAAGTCTGTTACCAAAACCACCAAGATTCTGTTCCCCATCATCGTTACTCTGATCGCGGGCATGATCGCTCCCGATTCTGTAGCGCTGGTAGGCTTTTTGATGTTCGGTAACCTGATTCGTGAGAGCGGCCGCCTCGAGAGCCTGTCTCAGACAGCACAGGGCCCGCTGGCAAACCTGATCACCATTTTCCTGGGCATTACCATCGCGTTCACCATGCAGGCAGAACGTTTCCTGACATTGGGCACGCTGATTGTTATGGCTCTGGGTCTGTTCGCGTTTGTCTTCGACACCATCGGCGGCGTTGTGTTCGCAAAGATCCTGAACCTGTTCCTGGCGAAGGATAAGAAGATCAACCCGATGGTCGGTGGCGCCGGTATCTCCGCGTTCCCGATGTCCGCTCGTGTGATCCAGAAGATGGCGCTGAAAGAGGACAACCAGAACCACCTGCTGATGCACGCTGTTGGCGCGAACGTTGCAGGCCAGATCGGTTCCGTTGTGGCCGGTGGTATTATCCTGTCTTTGGCCAAAACATTCGGATTGATGTGA
- the rpsJ gene encoding 30S ribosomal protein S10, whose translation MAVKEKIRIRIKGYDHQLVDQSAEKIVATAKRTGARVSGPVPLPTEKQIVTVLRAVHKYKDSREQFEMRTHKRLIDILRPSNKTVEAMMSLELPAGVEIEIKL comes from the coding sequence GTGGCAGTCAAAGAAAAAATCAGGATCAGAATTAAGGGGTACGATCATCAGCTGGTGGATCAGTCCGCAGAGAAGATCGTGGCAACGGCAAAGCGTACAGGCGCCAGAGTTTCCGGCCCGGTTCCGCTGCCGACAGAGAAGCAGATTGTCACCGTTCTGCGCGCTGTTCATAAGTATAAGGACAGCCGTGAGCAGTTCGAGATGAGAACCCACAAAAGACTGATCGACATCCTCAGACCCTCTAACAAAACAGTAGAGGCGATGATGAGCCTGGAACTTCCCGCGGGCGTCGAGATTGAGATCAAACTCTAA
- the rplW gene encoding 50S ribosomal protein L23: MTAHEIVIRPIITEKSMSAIGAKKYTFEVARNATKIDIARAIEELFKVKVAKVNTLHVRGHLRRQGRTQGYTAAWKKAVVSLTAESKPIEFFEGMM; the protein is encoded by the coding sequence ATGACTGCACATGAGATTGTCATCCGCCCGATCATTACAGAAAAAAGCATGAGCGCCATCGGCGCTAAAAAGTACACCTTCGAGGTTGCCCGCAATGCAACAAAGATTGATATTGCGCGCGCTATCGAGGAGCTTTTTAAAGTCAAGGTCGCAAAGGTAAATACCCTGCATGTTCGCGGACATCTGCGCCGCCAGGGCAGAACCCAGGGCTATACCGCCGCATGGAAAAAAGCGGTTGTTTCCCTTACTGCGGAAAGCAAGCCGATCGAATTCTTCGAGGGTATGATGTAA
- the rplB gene encoding 50S ribosomal protein L2, producing the protein MPIINFKPTTAGRRNMSVTDYSQLSKEGPEKSLLEPLNKRSGRNSYGRITVRHRGGGNRKKYRVIDFKRQRADAPAKVLTLEYDPNRSAFIALVQYEDGQKSYIIAPHGLKVGDTVVSGAGADIKPGNALPLGSIPTGTFIHNVELYPGKGGQLARAAGNQAQLMAKENGMALLRLPSGELRNVSQLCMATIGQVSNLDHENVKIGKAGRKRHMGWRPTVRGSVMNPNDHPHGGGEGKSPVGRPGPVTPWGKPALGYKTRSKKNRSDKFIVKRRNSK; encoded by the coding sequence ATGCCTATTATCAATTTTAAACCGACGACCGCGGGTCGCCGCAATATGTCGGTAACAGATTATTCTCAGCTTTCGAAGGAAGGCCCTGAAAAGAGCCTGCTCGAACCGCTGAATAAAAGATCCGGCCGCAACAGCTATGGCAGAATCACGGTTCGCCATCGCGGAGGCGGAAACCGCAAAAAGTACCGCGTGATCGATTTTAAGCGCCAGAGAGCAGACGCTCCGGCGAAGGTTCTTACTCTGGAGTATGATCCGAACCGCTCCGCTTTCATCGCGCTCGTTCAATATGAGGATGGCCAGAAGAGCTACATCATCGCTCCTCACGGCCTCAAGGTCGGTGACACGGTTGTTTCCGGTGCCGGCGCCGATATTAAGCCCGGCAACGCACTTCCGCTTGGCAGCATCCCCACCGGTACCTTCATCCACAACGTTGAGCTGTATCCCGGCAAGGGCGGCCAGCTGGCTCGTGCGGCCGGCAACCAGGCTCAGCTGATGGCGAAGGAAAACGGCATGGCGCTGCTGCGTTTGCCCTCCGGCGAACTGCGCAACGTTTCTCAGCTGTGCATGGCCACCATCGGCCAGGTCAGCAATCTCGACCACGAGAATGTAAAGATCGGTAAAGCCGGTCGTAAACGCCACATGGGCTGGCGTCCTACCGTTCGCGGATCTGTTATGAACCCGAACGATCACCCCCATGGCGGTGGTGAAGGTAAATCTCCCGTTGGTCGTCCCGGCCCTGTAACCCCCTGGGGTAAACCCGCACTGGGCTACAAGACCCGTTCTAAGAAGAACCGCTCCGATAAGTTTATCGTGAAGCGCAGAAACAGCAAGTAA
- the rplD gene encoding 50S ribosomal protein L4: protein MPKVAVLDMAGKEVGQIELAEAVFGIEPNVAVMHQLVKNYLANQRQGTQSALTRSEVAGGGRKPWRQKGTGHARQGSIRAPQWRHGGVVFAPKPRDYRYTVNKKVRRLAMKSAFSSKVLDSEIVVLDQIAMDEYKTKVIVSMLQALGADKKALIVLPDENKKVIASAANLQGVKTATVNTLNVYDILNADKFIVLKDAVAKIEEVYA, encoded by the coding sequence ATGCCGAAAGTAGCAGTACTTGATATGGCTGGTAAGGAAGTCGGACAAATCGAGCTTGCCGAAGCCGTATTTGGAATTGAACCCAATGTCGCAGTAATGCATCAGCTGGTGAAAAACTATCTGGCAAATCAGCGGCAGGGCACACAGTCCGCGCTGACCCGCTCGGAGGTTGCCGGCGGCGGCAGAAAACCCTGGCGTCAGAAGGGCACCGGCCACGCAAGACAGGGCTCCATCCGCGCTCCCCAGTGGAGACACGGCGGCGTCGTGTTTGCCCCGAAGCCCCGCGACTACAGATATACCGTGAACAAGAAGGTTCGCCGTCTTGCCATGAAATCTGCTTTCTCCAGCAAGGTGCTGGACAGCGAGATCGTTGTTCTGGACCAGATTGCAATGGATGAATACAAAACAAAGGTGATTGTTTCCATGCTTCAGGCGCTCGGCGCTGATAAGAAGGCTCTGATTGTTCTCCCTGATGAGAATAAGAAGGTCATCGCTTCCGCCGCGAACCTGCAGGGCGTGAAAACCGCCACCGTCAATACTCTGAATGTCTATGACATCCTCAATGCCGATAAGTTCATCGTGCTGAAGGATGCCGTGGCTAAGATCGAGGAGGTGTATGCGTAA
- the proS gene encoding proline--tRNA ligase gives MAGQKKLVEAITPMEEDFARWYTDIVKKAELMDYSSVRGCMVIEPYGYAIWENIRDLLDKRFKELGHQNVAMPLFIPESLLQKEKDHVEGFAPEVAWVTHGGSEELPERLCVRPTSETLFCDYYARKIQSWRDLPKLYNQWCSVVRWEKTTRPFLRSVEFHWQEGHTMHETPEEAKAETEQMLRVYAELCENELSIPVIKGRKTDKEKFAGAEMTYTIEAMMHDGKALQSGTSHYFGDGFARAFDITFQGRDNSVCHPYQTSWGLSTRIIGGIIMTHGDNDGLVLPPAVAPIQVVIVPVAQHKEGVLEKARELEQRLKKVCRVLVDDSDQSPGWKFAQYEMKGVPIRLEIGPKDIEKDQCVLVRRTDREKSFVSLADLEQAVLDQLEAVRRGMYNTALSRRENMTYTVKTLDELREVADSKPGFIKAMWCGSPECEEKLKDLAGVTSRCMPFEQEQITETCVCCGQKAKAMVYWGKAY, from the coding sequence ATGGCCGGACAAAAAAAACTGGTAGAGGCCATTACTCCCATGGAGGAGGACTTTGCCAGATGGTACACAGATATTGTAAAAAAAGCGGAACTGATGGATTACTCCAGCGTGCGCGGCTGTATGGTGATTGAACCGTATGGCTATGCTATCTGGGAGAACATCCGCGATCTTTTGGACAAGCGCTTTAAGGAGCTGGGGCATCAGAACGTTGCAATGCCGCTGTTTATTCCGGAAAGCCTGCTTCAGAAGGAGAAGGATCATGTAGAGGGCTTTGCGCCCGAGGTCGCGTGGGTTACCCACGGCGGCAGCGAGGAGCTTCCTGAGCGCCTTTGCGTGCGCCCTACCTCTGAAACCCTGTTCTGTGATTATTACGCGCGCAAAATTCAATCTTGGCGCGACCTGCCAAAGCTTTACAACCAGTGGTGTTCTGTGGTGCGGTGGGAGAAAACCACGCGCCCGTTCCTTCGCTCGGTGGAATTCCACTGGCAGGAGGGGCACACCATGCACGAAACTCCGGAGGAGGCCAAGGCCGAAACCGAGCAGATGCTGCGGGTGTATGCGGAGCTTTGTGAGAACGAGCTTTCTATTCCTGTAATTAAGGGTAGAAAGACCGACAAGGAAAAGTTTGCCGGCGCGGAAATGACTTATACCATTGAGGCCATGATGCACGACGGCAAGGCTTTGCAGTCCGGTACCAGCCATTATTTTGGCGACGGATTTGCAAGAGCGTTTGACATCACGTTCCAGGGCAGGGATAATTCCGTTTGCCACCCTTACCAAACGTCCTGGGGTCTGAGCACCCGCATTATCGGCGGAATCATTATGACCCACGGAGATAACGACGGCTTGGTTCTGCCCCCCGCAGTCGCACCGATTCAGGTTGTGATTGTGCCGGTGGCTCAGCACAAGGAAGGCGTTCTGGAAAAGGCGAGAGAACTTGAGCAAAGGCTCAAAAAGGTCTGCCGCGTTCTGGTCGACGACAGTGATCAGTCGCCCGGCTGGAAGTTTGCTCAGTATGAAATGAAAGGGGTTCCGATCCGTTTGGAGATCGGCCCCAAGGATATCGAGAAGGATCAATGCGTGCTGGTTCGCAGAACCGACCGGGAAAAGAGTTTTGTTTCCCTGGCCGATCTGGAGCAGGCCGTGCTCGATCAGTTGGAAGCGGTTCGCAGGGGCATGTACAATACGGCGCTGAGTCGCCGCGAGAACATGACCTACACCGTCAAAACGTTGGATGAACTCCGCGAGGTGGCGGACTCCAAGCCTGGTTTTATTAAAGCCATGTGGTGCGGCAGTCCCGAGTGTGAGGAAAAACTGAAGGATTTGGCTGGAGTGACCTCCCGCTGTATGCCTTTTGAGCAGGAACAGATTACGGAGACCTGTGTCTGCTGTGGGCAGAAAGCCAAAGCGATGGTTTACTGGGGCAAGGCCTATTAA
- the acpP gene encoding acyl carrier protein translates to MVFEKVKAILSEQFDVEEDSITLDTSVVDDLGADSLDVVDLLMSIEDEFEIEIPDTEIDNIKTVGELVKYIEDHV, encoded by the coding sequence ATGGTTTTTGAGAAGGTAAAGGCGATCCTCAGCGAACAGTTTGATGTTGAGGAAGACTCCATTACTTTAGACACATCTGTTGTGGATGACCTGGGCGCGGATTCCCTGGATGTGGTCGACCTGCTGATGTCGATCGAAGATGAATTTGAAATCGAGATTCCCGACACGGAGATCGATAACATTAAAACAGTCGGGGAACTTGTGAAATACATTGAAGACCATGTTTAA